The DNA window TGGTGGAGAGTGAGtgctctgggagaggggaaggaggggagggagggagggagggaaggagggaagaggggagggagaggaggggaggggagggagaggagggaagggaggggcgagagaaggagggagagagagaaggaggcaaaggggagggaggggagggaaggaaggagggaaggggagagggaggggagggagggaaggaggggagggagagaaggagggaagggggagggaggagggaaagagggaaggaaggaaggaaggggaagaaggagagggagaggagaggagggaagggggagggaaaggaggggaggggagggggcaggaggaaagaaggaaggaaggaatggaaggaaggaaggaaggaaggtgggaaggagggagggaaggagaaggagaggagaggaggggagggggaggaaagggagaggaggggaggggaggggaggggagggggagagggagggcccaCTGAGCTGGAGAAGTCCAGGCCAACTGTCATGGCGGGCATGCCCCGGGCCGGCTGGGACCGCACCTTCCCTGGGGCCACCCGGGCTGCTCTCTGCCcagggcgtggagcctgctcctgCGCCTGCTTCCTCGCCCGTCGGATGGACAGACCACCATCGCTTCCGAAGGCTGTGGAGGTTCCCGGGTGCTCAGGCCCAGCCTGGCTCCGGCTCTCTGGGTCCCCGGGGCTCCCAGGATGCCAGACAAACCCAGACCCATCCACAAGAGCTGAAGGAAGGGACTTTGCCGGGCCGGGGATCGAGCCGGCACGGGGAGGTCGCGTGCCCGGCCCCAGGGGGAGGGTGCCGCCTCCTCGGTCGCTGTGAAGTCTCCTGCGGAAGCCCCGATGCTTCCGGTCCCCGGCGATCGAGGCCCACGGCGTCAGAGCCCTAAACACGGCAGGAATCCACGTGCTCCCACCAGGCCCCGTCGAAAACTATGCGAGGCATGGGTGCTGCTCAGGGAGCACCAGGTCGGGCTCCGGCCTTTCCTGgcttcccagggcacctggggctcCACTGCACGGGTGCCTCTGGCCCGGCTGGCCTGGCTCCCTTTCCCGCAAGTAGTCGAGCGTTGCATTTATTCCAACCACCTGTCGACTTAGCTAGCGGAGGACTCCCAGACAGATGTGCCCTTGGGTACGTGAGTGAACACCAAACGTCAGGGCCGTCGGGAGTGGAGAGGCCGAGGAGACCCTTATTTCTAAAAGGATCAGGAATGACTGTGCCCTCGGTGGGTatatgtgcgtgtgcgtgtgtgtgcgagagagagagtgtgtgtgtctatacagATGGGgcatatatattttccaaattaagcCTGTCCCTTAGGTCAGCAAACTGTGGTCcctgggccaaatctggcccacgattcgtatttgtaaataaagttttattggcacacagcaaCACCACTCTAGCCACTTTTGCACGGCCACAGCAGGATTGAGTGGCCGCAACACAGCCTAGAAGGCCTGCCAAGTCTGAAATATCCGCTCTCTGGTCCTTTAAGGAAAACTCGGGGGACCCCTGAGCCCAGCAGGATGCACTCGGCTGGGGCCGGGCATCATCCGACCGCTGAGGAGCTGGGAGGGGccggagggcagagggcagcttGCCAAACTCTGTTTTTCATTGACCGGACTCTGAAGGAACCTCCCCCGACCGAGGGTTCAACACCCTGGCTGTCAGGCCCTGACATGCAGGAGAAGTGTCAATAAAGGGTCAGGTAACAGCGACAAACAACGAAAGGCAGAGAGGGTGCAGCGGGGGAGCCCATCGACCGGCCTCCGGACACCAGCTCGAGGCCAGCTGGGAAATGTTCCGAGCGCTGGCCAGGGCCAGTGCGACCCTGGGGCCCCAGGTGGCCGGTTGGGCACGGACCATGGCCACCGGCCAGCTGCTGGTGGCCCCTCCAGAGGCCCTGCTCAGGCCCCTGTCCATCCCTAACCGGCTGCTGCTGGGGCCGGGCCCTTCTAACCTGGCTCCGCGTGTCCTGGTGGCCGGGGGGAAGCAGATGATTGGGCACATGCACAAAGAGATGTTCCAGGTAGGCCACGTAGGTGGTGGCAGTGGGTGCCCTGAGTGTCCTCCTCAGGGGGGAGAGGTCAGAGGCGTAGGGTCTGACCTGCGTGCCCACGGCCCCCAGATAATGGATGATATCAAGCAAGGCATCCAGTACGTGTTCCAGACCAAGAACCCCCTCACCCTGGCCATCAGTGGCTCGGGGCACTGCGCCCTGGAGGCCGCCCTGTTCAACATCTTGGAACCAGGGGACCCCTTCCTGGTCGGGGTCAACGGCATCTGGGGGCAGCGGGCTGCGGACATCGGGGAGCGCATCGGTAAGAGACGGGGCAGAGGGCGGGGTGTGGGCCCTCGAGCCATCCTTCCTCAAGGcctcccacctgcctcctgcCCGGCAGACCCACCGCACACGCCCCAGACGCCAACCGTGGCCCCTCCGCGGGTAAGTGCCCGTCCCCTTCACGCACCCACAGCCGCCAGGCCCGCTGCCGCCTCCTCCAAGTGGGCGCTGGGGTGCTGGAGAGACCCCCGTCTCCCAGTCGCCCAGAGCTTGAGGACAGCTGTTTCCAGAGCATGTGGGCAAGCCTCAGGTTTCCCCACAAACCCGAGACAGCCCCCGCAGCTCCCCAGGGTCCCCGGGCTTCACTTCTGCTCTGTGACAGGACAGGGTTCTGGAGGCTGACACCCCCTCCCAGGGTCTCAGGAACAGCCGCCTCTCAGGAGCGGCCAAGTAAACAGAGGCACCGACGAGGTGTTCACTTCCAGAGTAAAACTTTCTGAAGagggactgaaatcaagagcaggagtGTGCAGCGGGTTTAATGATTGATCGTGGCCTTTGGAAACATCCTGCACGGTCAGCTCCACACATGGCCGCACTCGGTCCTGGTTAAtggacagccccccacccctcacccgtCCCCTTCGGTTCACACGCCGGTTTTCAAGGGGAGGCGGCGTCGGGCAGAGGCCAGGGCCCCTAGCGGACCTCACAGGCTCCCCCGTTCCAGAGGCCCCGCCTGACCCCTGCGCACCCCGGGCGAGACCCTTCTTggcccccacccgcacccccgcCTTGGGCTCCCCCCTGAGGCTCGGTGGTCCCACGGCCTCCTTCCTTCTACACCGACTCTGGAGCCGCTGTGCAGGGGGGCGCAGGGGCCCGAGAGGGAGAGCGGGACGAAGGCCTACTTCCCAGAGCCTCACTCGTCCGTCCGTTGCTCCATCAGCCCATCACCGCACGCTGCTGAGGCGCGGCCCACCCACCAGGCCTTGTACAAATGCTTGTCTACTGGCCGAGGGAGGAGCCCGGCTGGGCTCGGGGAGGTTAGCCCGAGGCGGGGGCAGAGGAGCTGAGCCTGGTCGCTCTCATCCCGTGCACCCCCGGAGCCTCAGCTCCCTGAGCACACCCCACTTCCTCTTCCCTGCGGCCGCGGGCCGGggcggtcagcacagacccccggTCTCCACACCGGGGTGGAGGGTGCTTACCTCTCacgctgcccccgcccccaggagccCGCGTGCACCCAATGATCAAGGACCCTGGAAACCACTACACTCTGCAAGAGTTGGAAGAGGTAGGGTGGGGCACGCTGGCCctagggaggggaggaggccggCTGGCCAAGGGGGCTCGGGCTGGGAGACTGGGGCTGACCCTCAGCTCTCCCCGGAGCAGGGGACCGTGCACAGGAGGATCGTTCCAGTACTTAGGGGCTGGCGGGAAGCCTGATAGGGAGGCTGCCTggcagggaaactgagtcagGAGCCCGGTTCTGTGGGCTGGGCGAGAGGGGCTGAAGGCAGGAGGTGGGAGCAGGACGCCCTGACACTCAGGATGCCAGCCCTCCCCGTCGGGAAAGGTCCGTCCCAACCAGCCAAGACCCTGGGGACTCAGCTGACCTCACCGGGCCCCAACAGGACAAGGCAGGAGAGGCTGGGCCCATTCCGGCTCTGTCtctggttgggggcggggggagtcctTCTCCTCCCAGAACCAGCCCACCTCCCAGAGCCCAGACGCGGGCTCAGCACATGAGGCCCATCCAGTTTCCGCCGCCCAGATCTGTCCCATCCACGGGGAGGAAAGGAGTGTTAGGGGGGCAGATCCTGCCCTGCCCTCGCCAGGGAAAGTCTttctgggaggggctggggggcccACGGGGAGGCGCCCACCCCCTCTGGCTGTGCCCACAGCTGGCACATCCATCCCACTCAGGCCCTGGCCCAGCACAAGCCGGTGCTGCTGTTCCTGACCCAGGGGGAGTCCTCCAGCGGCGTTCTGCAGCCCCTGGATGGCTGCGGGGAGCTCTGCCACAGGTGAGCCTGGCCCAGGGGGCGGTGCCGGGGGGCGGAGTCAAGCACATCTCAGAGTCCGGCTGGGCGTGGGGGTGCAGGCAGGCCCCTCCGGGCCAGGGGGCAGCAGGGGAGACCCGGCTCCCCTATCTCCGTCACGCACAGTGAGATGCAGTCGGTCCCGGGGTCCTCCTCGCTCCGCACTGCGTCTGGGTGGGCTCCACCCAGCTGAGGGCAGGACCAGGAGTTCCCACCTCCACTaccctcctccagcctccccaccGCGGCAAGGGGCGGGCCGGACCTCGGGTGTAGTCCAGTGGGATTCAGCTCTGGAGAGCTGACCgcaggatgggaggagggagctCTCCGCAGCCAGGCAGGCTCACCCTGCCAGGACAGCCCGTCCCCCGGGGTCTTGTCCAGTAAACCAAGCCTGGGCTGGGACCCTCAGGACACCCCCCTGTCccctccatgcccagcgtgggaTACTCTTTATgcttcaaaagaattttttaagtcaCCTCGgtgcccaacgtgggactcaaactcatgaccctgagattaagagccaCACATCTACTgcctgggccagccaggtggccccatGCCTCTCTCGTTTCCTAAGAAAGTGTGGAGGTGGAAGAGAGTCAAAGTTTCCAGCTCAGCTGTTTCTGGACTCTGTCCCCTCTGGGCTCTGGATACACGGCCAACATGCTGTTGCCAGAGGGACCAGTCCCTGAGCCCTGGGCCCCACGCGGGCCTGTGGGCCTGAGTGCGCAGAGCCCCAGCCGCCCTAGGACCACACGCCGCCGGGGCGGGCCCTCGCGACTCCCAGACCCCCAGGACGGGCTCTGTGTGGGAACCAGGGCGGGCTGAGGGGCGGGTGTCAACGCCCGTCCACAGCAGGTCTCAACCTCCAGGAGGAGGCGCCCTGGGGGAGGCCAAAATTCCTCCACGCTTCCGTGCGGGCTTTCACGgcccctccaggaagcctctcctGCCTCACCGTCCTGCCCTGTGCCCCCAGGTACAACTGCCTGCTCCTGGTGGACTCGGTGGCATCCCTGTGCGGGACCCCCATCTACATGGACCAGCAAGGTAAGGCGTGTCCCCTGCACCCGgccaccctccccaccactgcCCGGAGGCTGCAGAGGGCCCTGGGGGGGAAGACTCCTGAGGCAGTGCCTACAAGCCCGCGGGCAGCGCACCCGTCGGATTAGGACCCCAGGGGATGCTCGTCTCCTCGCCGAGGCAGGACCTGCCCATGGACTAGTCAATACCCCAGCGTCTCTGCGGACCCGATGCGGGGAGCAGGTGGAGAAGCTCCCCCAGAGTCTGGAGCCGCACTCAGAGCCCCTCAGGGCTGGATGGGAGAAGTGTCAGGGCCCCTGTCAGTCAGGCCGGGCCTCAGGGTCCCCACCGGCCTGTCACACGCAGCAAGCACTGTTTCCAGGGTCGCCTTGCCGGCCAGCCTGGAGAAGCCTTCCGGGCCCAGCATTTCCTCCCAGAAGAAAGTCCCGATCCAcagggggtggggcctggccACAGCCACGCCTCCCCCGCTCCATCGGGCAAGCTTCTTCCAGAATCTTTTCTTATCAGGGCGCTCTGGGCCGTCAAAAGGGAGATTTCTGGGCTGGCCCTCAGAGCCTTGCTCCGAAAGGAAGGGCTcggggaggggacagggctgTCCCCGGAATGCCCACACTGCTCCTCCCGGGCTGGCGGTCCCCGTGGTGCCAGGGAGGAGGCTCCAGCCCAGATCCCAGGTGACAGTGCAGCCCCGAGAAGCCAGGGTTGGAACCTGGGACGCCCTCCGCACCGTCCCTGTCCCTGCCTCCCCGTCCTCAGTGGAGGGTGTGGACCTCAGGGAAGTGTCGGCGAACGCCGCTCGCTCGGGGCGTTCGAGGCCCTTACCCGTCAGTTTCAGTTCGCAGGATTGAATTTGCGTGAATACGCCAGGCTCACCCTTTTCCTGTCAGTGGGCCTCTGGGCTCCTTCTGGGTTGACGCTTTCAGGAGTAAACTGCAGAGGGCGCTCCTGCACAGACAAGGCCGCTGGGGACGTGTGCACACAGCTCCCTCAGGCCCCGGCTGCAGGGCCTGCAAGGCGGTCGACGTGAACCCTGTGCTGTGCCAAGACCCTTCACAGCCACCTAGAGCGTAAATCTCAGGTGGTGACCTTGTCGGTTTTCGCGACGGTTCAGCGGCCGCCTGATGTGGCAAGAACACCTGTTTCGTCCTGTGTTCTGCCACACGCTCGCTCACAACACTGACGCCACGCATGGGTTCCTCCACCCGAGCCGACCGTAGGCGGGTGGCCTGCAATTTCACTCCATCTACGTGGAGAGGGCGTCACGTCGCATAGGTCAGGGTCTCACTCCTACAAGACCGTCCAGCCTGCTTCACACAGCACTTGTGCTGCAGGTCCCCAGGTTGCCCAAAACTTCTGTTCGACTTGCTGGGGTCTGGTCTGGGTgggcaccctccccacccccgcgaTGATCCCACCCGGGGCGGAGCTTGGCCCCCAGGAGCACACGCCCCTCCTCTCCACAGGCATTGACGTTTTGTACTCTGGCTCCCAGAAGGTCCTGAACTCGCCTCCAGGGACCTCGCTCATCTCCTTCAGTGACAAGGCCAAGTGGGTGACTCCTGGGCCCCTGACCTAAGGTGGATGTGCAGTGAGGCCGGAAGGCCCCTGAAGCGGGAGgtcagagcaagagagggagggctCAGGGGCTGTGCTCAGAGACACCTCTGGCCTGTCCATCACCCACCCTGGACAGGTGCCCACCCTGGACAGATGTGCCCAAGCTCTGAGTTCATAGGGCAGGGGGTAGCCAGGGCACGGTGAGGTCCCGGTGTGAGGCTGGTGGCCTGGCCAGTCTGGCCTCCAGAAGATTCTCCTCATGGAGCCTGGGCTTGTGTGTGAGGGTGCAGGGCCTGGCATTCTGGAAGTCCCCCAGCCTCGAGCCAAGGACTGGGGGTCCAGTGCCTGTCTGCCATGCCTCCACCCTTGGCTCAGCGCCCAGGAGCTGACGCACGAGCTGCTCGACGGGGCGGGTGTGGACCACCTTTGTCCAGCAGCCCCGGTGCCCCCGGTCCCCAGTGTCCAGCCCCTGAGCCAGGCCAGGCCGGGATGGGGGAGGGCCCAGGGATGCGGCACCGAGACAGTCTCGGATGGGGTCAGGGGTCGTCTGTGGCCGCCTGCGGGAAGGTCCAGGAAGCGGCTGGTGGTCTGAGTATGGAGCTCGGGTAGAGGCCCTGTCTGTCACGCCCGTCTGGAGAACAGGTGTATTTAAAGCTTCAAGATCGGCTGCATTCCTGGGGCCTGGGAGGAGAGGAGCCGAGGTCCCCAGCCATGCCTGGCCCCCCGAGGTGCAGCGGCTGGGAAGACACACACCCTACCTGGGCCTGAGCACAAACACAGGGGTCCTGGGGGCACCTGCCCCTCTGGCTCGCTTCCCCGGAGCAGGCTAGCCTGACGAGACCACCCCCAGGCGCTCCAGCCGGACAGGCGGGCACTCACGcagctccttccttcccagaAATAAGATTTACACTCGGAAGACGAAGCCCGTCTCCTTCTATCTGGACATGAAGTGGCTGGCCAACATCTGGGGCTGTGACGGCAAGCCCAGGATGTGAGGACCGCAGGGCCGGGGCCAGGGCCATATCTGGTGGCGGGGCGTGGCGGTGACCTCTCTCTACACCCAGCTTCTCGTCAGCTTTACACCCTGGGTTCGGGGCCCACGCCCCAGCTGTAGCCGCAGGACTCACCAGAGTCAGGCCATCGATGCCCCCACTCGGTTCGCCCACCCCTCCCTGGCCTGGGAGCTCAGGTCCAGCAGCAGAGCCCCTACCACCCTTGCCCCGGGCCCCGTCCTCCCAGACCCAGGGAACCTCTGGACGCTCCGGGCCTGGCCCTGAGACACCTTCCCATTCCTGGGCCTCGGCTTACCCGCCTCTCAAAAAGAGGGGCTCAGCCAGGGGCTCCTTGTGAAAAGGCTTTCGCTGTAACCCACACAGGGATTAGGGGACCAGGAAGTGTGCCCTACTCAGTGGGCACAGCAGCTTCTCGGAAAGGACAGGCTGGGTGGGGAGCCAGCCCTAGGCGATCGGGCCAGTGTCCCTGCCCTGAGCCTCGCCCTCCCCAGCCCTAGCTGCCTCTCCA is part of the Prionailurus viverrinus isolate Anna unplaced genomic scaffold, UM_Priviv_1.0 scaffold_39, whole genome shotgun sequence genome and encodes:
- the AGXT gene encoding alanine--glyoxylate aminotransferase, translating into MFRALARASATLGPQVAGWARTMATGQLLVAPPEALLRPLSIPNRLLLGPGPSNLAPRVLVAGGKQMIGHMHKEMFQIMDDIKQGIQYVFQTKNPLTLAISGSGHCALEAALFNILEPGDPFLVGVNGIWGQRAADIGERIGARVHPMIKDPGNHYTLQELEEALAQHKPVLLFLTQGESSSGVLQPLDGCGELCHRYNCLLLVDSVASLCGTPIYMDQQGIDVLYSGSQKVLNSPPGTSLISFSDKAKNKIYTRKTKPVSFYLDMKWLANIWGCDGKPRIYHHTTPVVSLYSLRESLALIAEQGLENSWRQHREVTAYLHGRLQGLGLQLFVKDPALRLPTVTTVAVPAGYDWRDIVNYVMDHFDIEITGGLGPSMGKVLRIGLLGCNATRENVDRVIQALQEALQRCSRNKL